The proteins below come from a single Poecilia reticulata strain Guanapo linkage group LG5, Guppy_female_1.0+MT, whole genome shotgun sequence genomic window:
- the LOC103464975 gene encoding beta-crystallin B3-like, protein MQCDGHNGCDRLAVSTGFLLLWPEINHKYPHWHPPTARQASTTTHTLKLRQAGGKKTRQKERRRAWLVRGAAKHKPSRENMTEQQGTPDQLPAEKGQGGAGATYKLAVFELENFRGKKVELSGECKDVLEKTPRVGSVIVESGPWVGFECLGFGGEQFVLEKGEYPRWSTWTSCQSSYTLSSFRPLKVESGDHKLHLFENAGFEGRKMEIVDDDVPSLWVHGFQDRVASAKAISGTWVGYTYPGYRGRQYVFEHGDFKHWNAWGATAPQIQSVRRVRDMQWHKRGCYIPPAPAPAPGPAPAPVPDPSPAPPNPTPGPNPQPTPKPQTQPQP, encoded by the exons ATGCAGTGTGATGGACACAATGGGTGCGACAGACTTGCTGTATCAACAGGCTTTTTGCTGCTGTGGCCAGAAATAAACCATAAATACCCCCACTGGCATCCACCGACCGCTCGCCAGGCCTCCACAACCACACACACCCTCAAACTGAGACAGGCAGGAGGCAAAAAGACGAGACAAAAGGAAAGACGGAGAGCGTGGCTTGTTCGGGGTGCAGCAAAGCACAAGCCATCCAG agaaaacatgacagaacagCAGGGAACCCCAGACCAGCTGCCTGCAGAAAAGGGCCAAGGAGGTGCTGGAGCCACATATAAG ttggctGTATTTGAGTTGGAGAACTTTCGTGGGAAAAAGGTGGAGTTGTCCGGCGAGTGTAAAGACGTGTTGGAAAAGACCCCGAGAGTTGGCTCGGTCATTGTGGAGTCAGGACC ATGGGTAGGGTTTGAGTGCCTGGGTTTTGGTGGGGAGCAGTTCGTCCTCGAGAAAGGAGAGTATCCTCGGTGGAGCACCTGGACCAGTTGCCAGAGTAGCTACACCCTGAGCTCATTCAGGCCTCTCAAAGTG GAAAGTGGAGATCACAAGTTGCACCTGTTTGAGAATGCAGGATTTGAAGGACGAAAGATGGAGATTGTCGATGATGACGTACCCAGCCTTTGGGTTCATGGCTTCCAAGACCGTGTGGCTAGTGCTAAGGCTATTTCTGGAAC GTGGGTGGGATACACATATCCCGGCTACAGAGGGCGCCAGTACGTTTTTGAACATGGAGACTTCAAGCACTGGAATGCTTGGGGAGCCACTGCACCTCAGATCCAGTCCGTCCGACGTGTGCGGGACATGCAGTGGCATAAGAGAGGGTGTTATATTCCACCAGCCCCAGCCCCTGCCCCTGGTCCTGCTCCTGCCCCAGTCCCCGACCCTTCCCCTGCACCGCCCAACCCCACTCCCGGTCCTAATCCCCAACCCACTCCCAAACCCCAAACTCAACCCCAGCCTTAA